The following are encoded in a window of Castanea sativa cultivar Marrone di Chiusa Pesio chromosome 5, ASM4071231v1 genomic DNA:
- the LOC142633807 gene encoding SNF1-related protein kinase regulatory subunit beta-2 yields the protein MGNVNGREDGEGSPSGAEEEGVEGGVSVGVGIGGGLDEGMAAPSGVSPPDLMGQSPPHSPRATQSPLMFTPQVPVVPLQRPDEMYASSQSWTQTASGYEDMCTEQGIPTMITWSYDGNEVAVEGSWDDWRTRLPLQRSGKDFTIMKVLPSGVYQYRFIVDGHWRYAPELPCIQDEAGNAYHVLDLQDYVPEDIESISSFEPPQSPESTYNNMPLGSEDFAKEPPLVPPHLQMTLLNVPSSHMEIPPPLSRPQHVVLNHLYMQKGKSGPSVVALGTTHRFIAKYVTVVLYKSLQR from the exons atggggAATGTGAATGGAAGAGAAGATGGGGAGGGAAGCCCATCTGGGGCTGAGGAAGAAGGTGTGGAAGGTGGTGTTAGTGTTGGTGTTGGTATTGGTGGTGGTTTGGATGAAGGCATGGCTGCACCAAGTGGTGTGTCCCCTCCTGACTTGATGGGTCAGTCACCTCCTCATAGCCCTAGGGCCACCCAGTCACCTTTGATGTTCACTCCTCAA GTCCCGGTGGTTCCACTACAAAGACCAGATGAGATGTATGCTTCAAGCCAATCATGGACACAAACTGCCTCAGGGTATGAAGACATGTGCACTGAGCAAGGAATTCCTACAATGATTACATGGAGCTATGATGGAAATGAAGTAGCTGTGGAGGGATCGTGGGATGATTGGAGGACAAG ACTGCCCCTACAGAGATCAGGAAAAGACTTCACCATCATGAAAGTTCTACCATCTGGTGTTTACCAGTACAGGTTTATTGTTGATGGACATTGGAGGTATGCTCCTGAGTTGCCCTGCATCCAAGACGAGGCAGGCAATGCTTACCATGTTTTGGACTTGCAG GACTATGTTCCCGAAGACATTGAAAGCATTTCCAGTTTTGAACCTCCTCAGTCCCCAGAGTCAACTTATAACAATATGCCACTTGGATCCGAAGATTTTGCGAAGGAGCCGCCATTGGTGCCACCACACTTACAAATGACTTTACTTAATGTGCCTTCATCCCACATGGAAATTCCGCCTCCTTTGTCAAGACCTCAACATGTTGTGCTTAATCATCTTTACATGCAAAAAGGGAAGAGTGGCCCTTCAGTTGTTGCACTTGGTACAACTCATAGGTTTATAGCCAAGTATGTGACAGTGGTGCTCTACAAGTCCTTGCAGAGGTAA